CAAGTGGATTTGTCGCCGACAATCCTGATCACGGATTGACTGTCAGCAACTTGGGCAACTACGCCGATGTCACAGGCAACGGAATCTTCAACAACGCGGACGTGCAATCGCTGATCAACTTACTTTTAGCCGGCAATGGAAGCATTACGTCGGTTCCGGAACCCAGTTCTGTATTGTTGGCTGGAATTGCTTGGATCAGCTTTGGGCTATTGCAATTGTCGAAGCGTGCGAATTTGAGCTAATGGCGAACGCCGGACGGCATTCTAACAGTAATGTAACCAAAGCCTGACAGTACAACCGTTGACACGTATTGAACCATTATCAAGACGTATGAATCCTCGCGCGTTCAATTCTCAAGTTGTTCACCGGTGCATTTCGTTGAAAGTCGCTGACTTTTTTGATGCGATATAAATGCTTCGAAGAAGGACCTTCATGGCAACCACTCGAAAGTCCGGATTCACTTTAGTTGAGTTGCTGGTAGTGATTGCGATTATTGGAATTCTAATCGCTCTTCTCCTACCCGCGGTTCAGTCCGCCCGCGAAGCAGCCCGCCGTACGGAATGCCTCAACAATTTGCGCCAAATGGGATTGGCGCTCATGAACTACGAAAGCGCAAAGAAGAGCTTTCCATATAGCCGTTGGGGAGACAAGGTCGCGATTTATCTTAATCCGTTTAAAACTTCGAATCAGCAGTCTTGGACGTCCGTCATTTTGCCGTTTATAGAAGAAAGGGGAATCTCCGCGCAGTACGACCAGACGCAAGCTTGGTGCAGCCAAGCAAACCGTCCTGCAATTAGCATGACTATCAAAATGTTCCTTTGCCCATCGACTCCAGCCGAAAATCGCGTCGACACAACCTACGCTAAAGGTGCCATTGCCGGTGATTACGGATCGATGAACGGTGTCAAATCCGGTTTTTGGAATCACTTCCCGCAACTAGGAAAGGCAACATGGGCCGAAAGCCGCCCGCCGGCGGTGGGCGTGCTCAACAAGTATCAGGACGGGAATGGTGTGAACATTTC
The sequence above is drawn from the Pirellulales bacterium genome and encodes:
- a CDS encoding DUF1559 domain-containing protein, with amino-acid sequence MATTRKSGFTLVELLVVIAIIGILIALLLPAVQSAREAARRTECLNNLRQMGLALMNYESAKKSFPYSRWGDKVAIYLNPFKTSNQQSWTSVILPFIEERGISAQYDQTQAWCSQANRPAISMTIKMFLCPSTPAENRVDTTYAKGAIAGDYGSMNGVKSGFWNHFPQLGKATWAESRPPAVGVLNKYQDGNGVNISACKIKDITDGTSKTMMVAEDAGRPELYQNGLDANTVVGNGIGWADPDNGFSLSNSSGVVMNATNDSEVYSFHIGGAQFCFADGSGHFIQETIDPLIYMAIVTRAGGENIPGNAF